The nucleotide window TTCAAGCTGGATCAAAACACCTCCACAAATTCGTGAACTTGGAGGGGCTGTTTTCTGCGACAGACGATATAATACTGTATTTATGTATCACAATGGTGCAGATTCTTATTATGCTGCCAGAGGATTCAGAGGAATAGTAAAAGTCTAAGCAGAGAATTGTCCCAGCTTTTCATCAGAACAATCAGGAATCTCTCAACCAGGGAGATTCCACACTCCAGAAGATAATTTTTACGCCCAAAAAGTTTTCAGCGTATGCTGTAAATTCTTCTTTGGTAAAAGGTTTTTTAGTTTTCGGATTGGTATACGTTAACGTTGGCTCCTGAACCGCCATAGCTACCAAAGAAAGCTTTCCTTTGTATTGGTTGAAAAAAGGATAAGAATTTTTCATCTGTGCTTTTTTATCCGGAACAATATCAGGTCCGCCCAATCCTATATTATTTTTGTAGGCAAAATCGAACAGTCTGGACATATATTGATGGTCATTTTCCCATTCACAGGGAAAGAAATTAACATACTGCAAAACATAGGATTCACGGAATGCACTTCTCGCAAATTTCAGATTTTCCAGTTCAGCCTGAAAATAACGGTCACACCTGAAACCTGTTTTATCTTTTTTCATTTCAATATCAATGGAAGTTTCCGGAAGGTTAATTCCCTGGATCTTTCCGTCAAACTTCTTCGCCAGTTCTCCAATCAGTTTCTGAAACCGTTCCCGGACAGCTGGATTCCATTGCTGGGTTACCCAACCACTTCCTACAGGCTTATTCTCCCCGGGATTGTCATATTGAGGTACCAATCCCCCGTTATATTCTTTATCTTTCAATATATAATCAGGAACATATCTTGCCTGTGGTTCAAAAAAACGGTCCTGAAGCTGGATAAATAATTTTTTATTGAGGCCTGTCAGATAATTGAGATCTTTCTCAATAACAGAAAAATCATACCCATCTTTTGAAGTTTCCAGTGCTTTCCAGTTATAAACAATCTGGACTCCGCCAATATCTTTACGGGTGATCATCTTTTCAATTGCATGCAGATCTCCCGAAGAAGTGTAAATATAATTCTGAGGAGCCTGTGCAGTCACAAAATATAAGTTTAGAATAAACAGCCCCAAGCCCAATACTTTAGTCATCTTTTTCATTAAGTCAATTTAAAAAAGTAGATCATTTTCCGTGCCTAAAAATATTTATCATGTTTGAGAGCATTAAATTTTTTTTCTTAAAACTCTTTTCTGAAATATTAATTTTCATCATAAAATCATTATCTCTTCATATCCTATTTTTAATATACGAATACTATTGTTATTTTAGCAGAATAGAAATTTGATTTTAACATTTAAGGATATGAAAAAATTAATCTTATTGGGCGCTGTAGCAGCTTTTTTAATCAACTGTAATAAAAAAACTGAAGCACCGGCTCCCAAAGCAGTAGCAGATACGATTGCTGCAGAAGAGCCTGTAATAGATACGCTTGGTCCAAAATCATTCTGTTATATCGGAGTTACAGGAAAAGACAGTGTTTTTGCTTCTATTGATGATAATTTAGGAACGATCACCGGGAAATTATCTTATAAAAACAGTGAAAAAGACAGTTCAAAAGGAGATGTTACCGGTTTTAAATCAGGAGATACATTGAAGCTGACCTATGAATTTGATTCTGAAGGTAAGAAAAGCAAAAGAGATATTTACTTTATCCAGAAAGATAATACTTTAACAGAAGGTATTGGCGATCATAAAGAAGAAGATGGACAGACCAAATATGCTGACGAAAAGAAAATCAGCTATAAAGACGGACAGAAGCTGAACACTGCGGATTGTAAAGTAGTGAGCAAGGCTTTAAAATAAAAATTAATTATAAATAAAAAACAGCCTTATTCAAGGCTGTTTTTTTATGCTAATTCTGTTTCTAACATTTCAATAAACCGGTTCACAGCATCATCTCCTGTGCTCCATGAAGTAATAAGACGAACAGCAGAAAAATTTTCATCTATTTTTTTCCAGACATAGAACTCAAAATCCTTAGACAAAACCTCAATAAGGTTATGAGGTAAGATAGGAAAAATCTGATTGGTATAAGTATCTGCAAGAAAAGCAGTTCCTTTTTTCTGTAATGCTTTCTTAATTTTCATAGCCTGCTGATTGGCGTGCTGAGCCAGATCAAAGTACAGATTATCTTTCATCAGTTCCAGAAACTGGATTCCCAAAAGTCTTCCTTTTGCCAGTAATGCTCCTTTCTGTTTGATATTAAAAGCAAAATCTTCCTGAAGAACAGGATTATTAATAACAATCGCTTCGCCAATCAAAGCTCCGTTCTTAGTTCCTCCAAGATAGAAAACGTCAGTAAAGGCCGCCACTTTTTCCAGTGTAAGATCACTTATTTCAGAAGTCAGGCCGTGCCCCAATCTTGCTCCATCCATAAAGAGGAATAAATTATATTGTTTACAGAAAACAGAAAGTTCTTCCAGTTCTTTCGCAAGGTAAATTGTTCCCAACTCTGTGGAATTGGAAATATAAACCAGTTTAGGCATCACCTGATGCGGCACATTCTTATGATTTTCCAGCACAGGAATAATATCCGCCGGTCTCAGCTTGCCATCTGCAGTTTCAATGCTCAGCACTTTGTGCCCCGTAGCTTCAATAGCTCCGGTTTCATTGTTCAATATATGTCCGGAAGAAGCTGAAATCACACACTGATAAGGTTTTAAAATTGAAGAAATAACAATTAAGTTAGCCTGTGTACCTCCGGAAACAAAATAAATATCCGAATGCTGATTATTGATTTTCTCCTTAATTAAATCTTTGGCCTTTAAGGAATATTCATCTTCGCCATATCCGGCCTGCTGGTCAAGATTATGCTGTAAAAGAGCTTGTAAAATAGTGGGATGACATCCCTCAGAATAGTCGTTTTTGAATGAAAATTTCATAGAGTAAAATTAAAAAAAGTTAAAATAACAAGCGTAAACTTTTCATTTTATTTTGTTAGATTTGTAGTGAAAATCATCTAACATTTTGAGAACAACCCTAACAGAAGAGAATTACCTGAAAGCTTTGTTTCATTTAGTTGACAATGAAGGAAAGGTTACGATTAATGAGCTCAGTAAATTTTTAAATGTAAAAATGCCGAGTGTCAATAACATGATGAAGAAATTTGCCGAGAAAAAATGGGTGATTTATGAGACCTACAAACCCTTAATCGTTACAGAAAAAGGAAGACGGGAAGCTGCCCTTGTAGTCCGTAAGCACAGGCTTACTGAAATGTTCCTGGTAAAAAAAATGAATTTCGGCTGGGAAAATGTTCATGAGATTGCAGAACAGCTTGAGCATGTACATTCTCAAATCTTTTTTGATAAAATGGATGAAATTCTGGATCATCCTAAATTCGATCCCCACGGGGAACCTATACCAGATAAAGACGGAAATATTATTGCCCAGGATCTGCAGAAATTAAGCAGCTGTGAACCGGGAGAAAATGTAACTTTTGCATCTGTTACCCTTTCCGATGATGCTTTCCTGACCTACCTAAATGACAGAAAACTTCTCCTCAACAGTAAGGTAAAAATTATTAAAATTGAAAGTTTTGATTTATCGATGACGATAGAAATTGATGGTAAAACTGAAATTTTAAGCAAAAAAGCTACGGAGAAGATACTCGTTAAGAAATAAATCATTAAAACTGAAAAAAAACCTAACAGGTTTTTAAAACCTGTTAGGTTTACTATTTATACCAATCTACACTTACCTGGAAAAATACATTTATCCCTTAAACTGTTAAAAAACGGTTAAACTCAATCTCTTTAAAGTCGAAAGATTTATTTTTAATTAGGTTTGCAAAACAATCTGCAGACTTTGTCTTTTCTGACAAATACAAACATTAATTATTACTCAAAAAATTATGAAAAAAAGCATTCCGTTTTTTATTATTTCGATGTTGCTAAGCCCATTGGCAAACGCCCAGGATACACAGGTAAGAGATTTTGTAATTGAGCCTCAAATTCAACCCAACTTTTATATTTACAAAACATTCGGAGTATTCGGAGGGAAAGAATATTCTACCAATGCCGTGTATCTGGTAACTAAAAAAGGAGTTGTCCTGTTTGATGTTCCATGGCAGAAAACCCAATACCAAAGTCTGATGGATACAATTCAAAAACGTCATCACCTTCCGGTTATAGCTGTATTTGCTACCCATTCTCATGAAGACAGAGCGGGAGATTTAAGCTTTTATAATAAGAAAGGAATCAAAACCTACGCTACAGCAAAAACCAATGAAATTTTAAAGAAAGAAGGAAAAGCAACTTCTACAGAAATTATAAAAACCGGTAAACCTTACCGTATTGGTGGAGAAGAATTTGTAGTAGACTTTCTTGGTGAAGGTCATACGGCGGATAATGTAGTGGTTTGGTTTCCCAAATATAAGATACTGGACGGAGGCTGTCTTGTAAAAAGTAAAGCAGCAGCCGATCTTGGCTACACCGGCGAAGCCAACGTTGCACAATGGCCAAAAACAATGGAAAAGTTAAAATCCAAATACGCTCAGGCAACCCTGATTATTCCCGGACATGATGAATGGAAAGGCGGCGGCCATGTAGAGCACACACTTGATCTTTTAAATAAAAAATAAATATTTCGGGCCCCGGCGAATGCCGGGGCCCGAAATATTTAAACAGCATGTTAATGACTGATACTTTTTAAAAGCTCTGATATTCTTTCAATTTCTTCCATTGTATTAAAATAATGAGGAGACAAACGGATTGAATGTTCCACATTCTTAGAAGTAAAATCAATTAATGCATCCCCTCTCCGGTTTTCCTTAAAAAACACATTGTTATCACTCAGTATTTTGTGAATTTTTTCAACCTTTCCGTCCGGCTGGCAGAAGGCAATAATACTGCTTAATCTGTTCCCTTTATCCAGAACGGTGAAACCACTATTCTGAAGATGAGCTCTTAAAGTCTCTGACAACGTACGATTGTAACTTTCAATCTTATCCATACCAATCGTATTCGCATAATGCAAAGCTTCTGCAAATCCCAGCAACGCTGAATATGGTCTTTCAAAAAGTTCAAATTTTCTGGCGGTATCATTAAGCTGAAAATCATCAAAGGAAGACCATCTGGCTCCGATACTATCTAAAAATAAAGGATACATATTTCTATCCAAAGCTTTATCCGAAACATATAAAAAACCTGTTCCTCTTGGTCCACGCATAAATTTCCTTCCGGTGGCCGTCAGAAAATCACAATGGATTTTTTCAACATCTACCACGAGCTGTCCTACCGACTGACAGGCATCTACAAGATAAAGAATATCATATTGCTTACATAACTTACCCACTCCTTCTATATTCTGAATCAATCCGGAATTGGTAGGAATATGAGTGACTGCGATTAATTTAGGATGATGCTTTCTGATTAAGTTTTCAAAATCCTCCAGATCAAGCTCATGGTCAGAAAGATTGGTAGCTCTTACGATTTCAATATGATATCTTTTCTGCAGAGAAATAAAAGCAATCTGATTGGATATGTAATCATCATTGGTCGTAATGATACAATCTCCTTCTTTAAAATCAATACTGGACAAAGCTTTAGCATAGCCATCGGTAGAACTGCTTACAAATGCAATATTGGAAGGTTTTGTATTGATAAGCTTTGCAGCCTCTTCATAAAACCTGCCGATCTTATCTGTGTTCCGAGTGACAGCAGCGTAACCTCCAAACTCCTGCTCTTCGTATAAGAACTTAACAGTAGCATCTGTAACGGTCTTAGGCATTAATGATGCCCCTGCGCTGTTTAAAAATATTTTATCCGAACATCCGGGCGTCTCCTGTCTGATAATCTCTAAATTCATTTCTATCAATCCTTACAACAAATTTACTTTTAATTTTTTCTATCTGGGACATAAAAAATCCCGGATTTTCACCCGGGACTCTATTTTTAATAAATGATTTAATCTAAAACACTCCAACCTCTCTTAGGATTGGTATTGGTAGAAACTTCCTGTTCATTAACAATGATATTTTCTTTTCTCTGACCGATGTAATCAAGCTCGCTCAGCTTAGAGAAAATGGTTTCAAGGCTTCTCAGCATCTGTTGAATGTAAAGTAATGGTTCTCCACAATTGTGGTGATCGTAATTGGTTTCTGCAACAATAGAAAGCTGATTCAGTAAAGTATGAGGGGCAATTTCGCTCCACTCTAAACTGTAGTTCAGCATTTCTTCCAGTTCTGCAGGAACAAGAAGCTGGGTTGAGTTGTATAAATGAAGCGCCAGTCTTGCAAAAGACTCAATTAAAAATACAGGCGGCTGCCACGGCGTAATATTTCTGAACTGGAAATACATATCACCAAAAGTATTGATCATTGTTGTACACAGAAACTTGACGTTTTGTGCCAAAGCGGTATTCTGATTCTTATGGGACGCTTTCTGAATGATTTTAAAGGCATACTGCTGAAGATTTCCGATAGACTTTGCATAACTGCTGTAATAGTCAACCAAAGCCGGATGACTCTGTACAGAAGTACATGGAGGAATAAAGTTGGAATCTACCTGGGCAATATTTCCTTTGAGATCCACCTTTCCGATGATAAGGTAATTTCCTCCTGAATAACTGCTGTTCAAAGAGGTTACAGGAAGTAGCTCAATATGATGATTAGGCTGTGCACTTGGATGACGTGGCGGAATTTCTTCAGGATCAATATCTCCGAAAGGTACTTTATCAAAAGGATTTACAGAGATCAGAATATAATATTCTCCATCTGCCTGCTCTTCATTCATTGATTTTGCCAAAGACTTCACACTGATTCTTCTGTCTGTAAGCTCAATGCGGTACCCTGCCATTGTCACAGCGCTGCAACGTTTGATTACAAGCTGTACATCATTGGTCGCCGTGTTGTGAACATCAAAAATGGTACGGTCTGTAAATTCATTGGAAATAGGCAGAAGTCCGTAATTATATGTAGTAATTCCAAGGGAATTGGAATCTCTGATGGTATCAATTAAGAAATTATCCTGATCATTAAGGTGTCTCTGGGAAACTTTCATCCCGTCCACCCAATTGATCGCAAAATGTTTAATAGGCTGTATCATGTTTAATACTTTTTAATTTTTTGTGTTTATGATTTTCTTGCAATTCCTTCCTCTTCATGCTGAATAACCCGCTTACAAATCACCACTTCATTTTCAGAAATGTTGTTTGTTGTAATATCGTGGTCGAAATCGATGTACTTTCTAAAGCTGAAAAACGATTTTTTGGTGTAAAAGATCCAGTAATACGGCTCATTTCCTTCGTCTGAAAGATGTATGATTGAACCCGGATTTTTATGATTGTAATCATCTACCACCCTGTAGAACCAGTCTCCGAAAGTCACTCCTGTCGGAAGTGTTTTGGCTTTAATTCTGAAACGGTTGGTATCTTCTAATTTTTTGCTCAGTTCAACATTCAATACCATTAACCTGTCAAAATCTGCTCCTTCAAAATCAGGCAGTTTCTGCTCCGGAGAATATCTCCATGTTTTATAAATATCAAAAGGAATGCTGATAAACTGGATATAACAGTAGTAAAATACCATAGGAACCACAAAAATCAGCATACTAGTTGCTGCCATTACCCCATTTCCCAATCCGCTACTCATCCACTTAAAGAGCAGGGTAAAAAGGTATCCCCCCAAAGCAATACATGTCAGAGACAGTATGGATTCAAACAGAATGCTCATCGCAAGGGAATCAATATGTTTTTTGAAATACTTATGTAAAAGGTTCACGTGAATAATCCCTAAAATAAGGTAGATCACCTGTGCAATAAGATACCAGTACGGATTAAAAAGATTTCCGGCAAATCCGAAAAAACCAGGAACAGCCAGACATAAGCTGCACAGCAATACGTATACAATAATTACTTTAATTTTTATCGCAGGTTTATTTCTCCTGATTACACCGAGTATAACCATCATAATAATTGCGATTAAAGGCATTAAGATATACCTTAAAAAAATACCTTTTACTGAAGAAATTTCCATTTGTTTCTTTTCGAATTTATACTTTGTTGGTAGTTGTAAATATAGTAAAATAATTTAGAGGAATGTAGAGTATCCAAGGCGGCTGGCATTTCTTTCATCGTCTTCAAGACTGAAGGAATATTCTTCCTTTTCTGTGACAAAATTCTCTTCCACATCTACAGTTACCGGAAGAAAATAATCATAAAGAGCCTGAAGTACATTTCTGAAAGGACTTCCCGGGATATACCTCTTCATATCTCTGTAAGGAATAGGACCAATGTTCACTACCCAGTTCCGCTGTCCGTCCATATGCGGCCCGCTGGGAATATAGGTAACTCCCAATCGTGAATTTCCTAAAAGCATGGAATCGTCATTCTTCTCTATTTCATCAATAATATTGGGAGAAAAAGTTACTTTTACCGGTACCTGCAGAAAAGCAGTCATACATCTTTCGAACCATCTTTTGTCCCCTCTGATCTGATGGAAGAAAGGTAAAATATGCATAAAAATATAGGCACTCTGCTTATCCAGCATCTTTATCAGAGGCCAAAGTTCACTTATTGTATCTAATAAAGAATCTGTATTGCTTGTAATATCAAACTCAGATTCTTTTAGCAGAGCACTGATCTCCGTAAAGAAAACCTCCAGTTCAAAAGGACGGAAAAATTTGCGCGCATCATCTTCCACTCTTTTTTGTCTGCGGATTTCCCTTACCACAGAATCTACATTTTTTCTGGAAGCACCCAGAGACGGCGGATGGAACAACCCTTCCGGAAGATAGTCATAAATACCCTCCCTGTAAGTCTCTATGGTAAATACTTCTTCATCAAATCCTAAATAACTGCTTGAAATACTTTTGATATCCTTTAGGTAAGCACGGTCGTTTACGCCGACACGCTCTATGAATATATTGCTTACCGCACGATGGTATTTCAAAAGATTAACCGCCACAGCTTCAGCCTTAAAGTCTGTCTGCAGCTTATTGTAATGCATATCTACAATATTATTCTCATACATAGTGTTTCCTCTGATTATGACTTGTAAAGATAATATATCTCTTAAGTTTGAAAAAATATTTTGACAATAATTTTATTTTAAAAATACTAATTTATTGACATTAAAAGGAATAATTTCCGTTAAATTCCGTAAAAATACGGGAATTAAAGGGTTTATTTGTTTTTCTGAATTTAAAATTATTCTTTCATTATCAGATGCTTAACGTTTATTATCTACATTTTAAAGTTAGAATGAATTATTCTCAATCTCTAAATAACTTTATCACATACTATCTACCCCCATCCTGTTATTCTATATTCTTTCTGGGTTTTAAGCTTTCAAACCTACCATAATTGCGACTTTTATTTACATTAAATTTTATTAACATCATCTTTATGGAATTAATTCAGGATAATGCATGCTCATTCCGAAAGCGGGCCGTATCTTTGCAGACTGAAAATTGTTATTTAAAATGAAAAGTATTTATTCTAAAATTCTGATTTTAGCATTCATGGCCTCTTCACTTTACTCTTATGCGTGGGGATTAACGGGACACAGAGTGATTGCAGACATTGCACAAAACCACCTTTCCCGTAAAGCAAGAAGGGAGATTAAAAAGATTATGGGGAAAGAACGTCTGGCTTACTGGGCGAACTGGCCGGATTTTATCAAATCTGATACGACAGGTGCGTGGAAACAGGCTTCATCATGGCATTATGTAAATATTGATCCGATGACTGATTTTAAGGCTTTTGAACAAAACTTAAAAGCACAGGCAGGACCAAGCCTTTATACTCAGGTAAACACGTTATCAAGCCAGATCAAAGATAAAAATACCTCTGAAAAAGACAGAAAAATTGCTTTGATCTTCCTTATTCACATTATGGGAGATCTTGCACAGCCGCTACATGTGGGAAGAGCTGAAGATTTAGGAGGAAACAAAATCAATGTTACCTATTTCGGGGAAAAAACGAATTTACACTCTGTCTGGGATGGAAAACTTGTAGATTCTCAAAAATACAGCTACACTGAATATTCTAAGCTTTTAGATATTAAATCCAAGGAAGAAGTAGCACAGATTCAGGCCGGAACTCTGGAAGACTGGTTGTACGATTCTCACAAAATCGCCAATAAGATCTATGCACAGACTCCAAACGATTCTAAATTATCTTACGACTACCAGTACAAGTTTAATGAAACAATGGAAAGACAACTATTGTACGGTGGATTGAGATTGGCAAAAGTGCTGAACGAGCTTTTCTAATTGCAGATTACGAGTTGCTAGTTTTGGGTTTGCGGGTAACTTAATATAACCTGAAATAGTACTTTTAGATATAAAACGGGACTTCGGTTTCGTTTTTTTTGTTTAAAGTTTAGGGTTTAGGGTTTAGGGTTTAGGGTTTAGGGTTTAGGGTTTAGGGTTTAGGGTTTAGGGAAATTATAAAGTTTATATTTTTTAAAATCAAAAATAAAAAAATATAACATATTAATTATCAATCATTTAAACTGTTACTAAAAATCATTAGTACTTTTTACATTGTACATTGTACAAAAAAACTGAATCCTGTGTAACCTTTTTACCTTTTCATACGTATATATTATAGTAACTCTTTTTTGAGGAAAAAATAAATGAGACAATTAAAAATCACTAAGCAGGTTACCAACAGGGAAACTGCTTCATTAGACAAGTATTTGCAGGAAATTGGTAAAGTGGAACTGATTACTGCGGACGAGGAAGTAGAATTGGCACAAAGAATACGTGCCGGCGACAGAGCCGCACTTGAGAAATTAATCAAAGCCAACCTTCGTTTCGTAGTATCTGTATCTAAGCAATACCAAAACCAGGGTCTTTCTTTACCCGATTTGATCAATGAAGGTAACTTAGGATTAATGAAAGCGGCAAAAAGGTACGATGAAACTAGAGGTTTCAAATTTATCTCTTATGCAGTATGGTGGATCCGTCAATCAATTTTACAGGCATTGGCTGAGCAGTCAAGAATTGTAAGATTGCCATTGAACAAGATTGGATCTATCAACAAAATCAATAAAGCATACGCTCACCTTGAACAGGAAAATGAAAGACCACCTTCTCCGGAAGAATTGGCTGAAGTTCTTGATATGAGCGAGGAAGATATCAAAGAATCTATGAAAAACTCCGGAAGACACCTGTCTATGGATGCGCCTTTAGTAGAAGGTGAAGATTCTAATCTTTATGATGTATTACGTTCAGGAGAATCTCCAAGTCCTGATAAAGATCTGATGCTTGAATCTCTGCAAATCGAGATTGAAAGAGCATTGAATACTTTGACGCCAAGAGAGGCTGATTTAGTAAGATTGTATTTCGGACTGAACGGAAAACACCCAATGACTTTAGAAGAAATTGGTGAGACTTTCGATCTTACAAGAGAGAGAGTTCGTCAGATCAAAGAAAAAGCAATTAAGAGACTAAAACACAATACCAGAAGCAAGATCCTTAAATCTTACCTGGGTAAATAATTTTAGCGTAAAAATTTTATAGGCGGAGTCTGTTTTCAGGCTCCGTTTTTTTTGGATGTAACATTTGTCAAAGCTTGTTCAACTAATTAAATTCATATCCTTTAATCACTGATGATAAAATCTAAATGATTAATTTTAGAAGGGATATAATGTTGATTATGCACCTATAAAAACAAACTATGAAAAAAATATTTTTCGTTTCTGCTCTGATACTTTCGTTATTTTCCTGTACAGAAAACAAACAGCAAGCACCTATCGTAGACAATGCAGTTGATAATGCTGAATCTTCAGTGTCAAGTTCTATTAAGAAAAATACATATTCGCGCGAAGGAAATCTTGTTCATGAAATCTATCAGGAGCTTATAAAAAATGATAAAGCTTTACAGGATCTTGACAAAAGAATAGCTGTTATTAGTAAGGAAACCGAGGATGCAATTACCGAATATGATGATGTTATTCAAAAATCAGAAACATA belongs to Chryseobacterium gleum and includes:
- a CDS encoding threonine aldolase family protein — protein: MKFSFKNDYSEGCHPTILQALLQHNLDQQAGYGEDEYSLKAKDLIKEKINNQHSDIYFVSGGTQANLIVISSILKPYQCVISASSGHILNNETGAIEATGHKVLSIETADGKLRPADIIPVLENHKNVPHQVMPKLVYISNSTELGTIYLAKELEELSVFCKQYNLFLFMDGARLGHGLTSEISDLTLEKVAAFTDVFYLGGTKNGALIGEAIVINNPVLQEDFAFNIKQKGALLAKGRLLGIQFLELMKDNLYFDLAQHANQQAMKIKKALQKKGTAFLADTYTNQIFPILPHNLIEVLSKDFEFYVWKKIDENFSAVRLITSWSTGDDAVNRFIEMLETELA
- a CDS encoding sigma-70 family RNA polymerase sigma factor, which gives rise to MRQLKITKQVTNRETASLDKYLQEIGKVELITADEEVELAQRIRAGDRAALEKLIKANLRFVVSVSKQYQNQGLSLPDLINEGNLGLMKAAKRYDETRGFKFISYAVWWIRQSILQALAEQSRIVRLPLNKIGSINKINKAYAHLEQENERPPSPEELAEVLDMSEEDIKESMKNSGRHLSMDAPLVEGEDSNLYDVLRSGESPSPDKDLMLESLQIEIERALNTLTPREADLVRLYFGLNGKHPMTLEEIGETFDLTRERVRQIKEKAIKRLKHNTRSKILKSYLGK
- a CDS encoding metal-dependent transcriptional regulator, with protein sequence MRTTLTEENYLKALFHLVDNEGKVTINELSKFLNVKMPSVNNMMKKFAEKKWVIYETYKPLIVTEKGRREAALVVRKHRLTEMFLVKKMNFGWENVHEIAEQLEHVHSQIFFDKMDEILDHPKFDPHGEPIPDKDGNIIAQDLQKLSSCEPGENVTFASVTLSDDAFLTYLNDRKLLLNSKVKIIKIESFDLSMTIEIDGKTEILSKKATEKILVKK
- a CDS encoding aminotransferase class V-fold PLP-dependent enzyme codes for the protein MNLEIIRQETPGCSDKIFLNSAGASLMPKTVTDATVKFLYEEQEFGGYAAVTRNTDKIGRFYEEAAKLINTKPSNIAFVSSSTDGYAKALSSIDFKEGDCIITTNDDYISNQIAFISLQKRYHIEIVRATNLSDHELDLEDFENLIRKHHPKLIAVTHIPTNSGLIQNIEGVGKLCKQYDILYLVDACQSVGQLVVDVEKIHCDFLTATGRKFMRGPRGTGFLYVSDKALDRNMYPLFLDSIGARWSSFDDFQLNDTARKFELFERPYSALLGFAEALHYANTIGMDKIESYNRTLSETLRAHLQNSGFTVLDKGNRLSSIIAFCQPDGKVEKIHKILSDNNVFFKENRRGDALIDFTSKNVEHSIRLSPHYFNTMEEIERISELLKSISH
- a CDS encoding type VI secretion system baseplate subunit TssG, with amino-acid sequence MYENNIVDMHYNKLQTDFKAEAVAVNLLKYHRAVSNIFIERVGVNDRAYLKDIKSISSSYLGFDEEVFTIETYREGIYDYLPEGLFHPPSLGASRKNVDSVVREIRRQKRVEDDARKFFRPFELEVFFTEISALLKESEFDITSNTDSLLDTISELWPLIKMLDKQSAYIFMHILPFFHQIRGDKRWFERCMTAFLQVPVKVTFSPNIIDEIEKNDDSMLLGNSRLGVTYIPSGPHMDGQRNWVVNIGPIPYRDMKRYIPGSPFRNVLQALYDYFLPVTVDVEENFVTEKEEYSFSLEDDERNASRLGYSTFL
- a CDS encoding S1/P1 nuclease — translated: MKSIYSKILILAFMASSLYSYAWGLTGHRVIADIAQNHLSRKARREIKKIMGKERLAYWANWPDFIKSDTTGAWKQASSWHYVNIDPMTDFKAFEQNLKAQAGPSLYTQVNTLSSQIKDKNTSEKDRKIALIFLIHIMGDLAQPLHVGRAEDLGGNKINVTYFGEKTNLHSVWDGKLVDSQKYSYTEYSKLLDIKSKEEVAQIQAGTLEDWLYDSHKIANKIYAQTPNDSKLSYDYQYKFNETMERQLLYGGLRLAKVLNELF
- a CDS encoding IND family subclass B1 metallo-beta-lactamase CGB-1 is translated as MKKSIPFFIISMLLSPLANAQDTQVRDFVIEPQIQPNFYIYKTFGVFGGKEYSTNAVYLVTKKGVVLFDVPWQKTQYQSLMDTIQKRHHLPVIAVFATHSHEDRAGDLSFYNKKGIKTYATAKTNEILKKEGKATSTEIIKTGKPYRIGGEEFVVDFLGEGHTADNVVVWFPKYKILDGGCLVKSKAAADLGYTGEANVAQWPKTMEKLKSKYAQATLIIPGHDEWKGGGHVEHTLDLLNKK
- a CDS encoding TssN family type VI secretion system protein, translating into MMVILGVIRRNKPAIKIKVIIVYVLLCSLCLAVPGFFGFAGNLFNPYWYLIAQVIYLILGIIHVNLLHKYFKKHIDSLAMSILFESILSLTCIALGGYLFTLLFKWMSSGLGNGVMAATSMLIFVVPMVFYYCYIQFISIPFDIYKTWRYSPEQKLPDFEGADFDRLMVLNVELSKKLEDTNRFRIKAKTLPTGVTFGDWFYRVVDDYNHKNPGSIIHLSDEGNEPYYWIFYTKKSFFSFRKYIDFDHDITTNNISENEVVICKRVIQHEEEGIARKS